The Magnolia sinica isolate HGM2019 chromosome 10, MsV1, whole genome shotgun sequence genome includes a window with the following:
- the LOC131217494 gene encoding uncharacterized protein LOC131217494 → MPPRRAQTRAAATQQAPTAPNETQSIRGFLVSMMSWMECQEWRLTEGSTPSIQENMGTLLKEFRHVNPPSFRGEPDPMVEDRWRAQLEKIFIVMGCTKEQKVTLAIFLLDGEAEQWWELVSRSAKPGAMWNWRAFCDWFKKKYFLSNVRQKKVKEFETLQQDKMTMAQYKAHFVELLRFASHLIADEDLKAQRFKLGLRGVLRSHAVAQKLPTYDEVVDLALVIEADLEDQLRDKDQRRDGKGKKKVQYPRPQHPLPRSQQ, encoded by the coding sequence ATGCCGCCGCGTAGGGCCCAGACTCGAGCTGCAGCGACCCAACAAGCTCCGACCGCCCCCAATGAAACTCAGTCGATCCGAGGATTTTTGGTAAGTATGATGTCATGGATGGAGTGCCAGGAGTGGCGTTTGACCGAGGGTTCCACACCTTCTATCCAGGAAAATATGGGCACATTGTTAAAAGAGTTTCGGCATGTGAATCCCCCAAGTTTTAGAGGAGAGCCGGACCCGATGGTTGAAGATAGGTGGAGAGCTCagttggagaagatttttatTGTGATGGGGTGTACAAAGGAGCAGAAGGTTACCCTAGCCATTTTCCTATTAGATGGGGAGGCAGAGCAATGGTGGGAATTGGTTTCTCGATCGGCAAAACCTGGTGCCATGTGGAACTGGAGAGCATTTTGTGACTGGTTCAAGAAGAAATACTTTCTGAGCAATGTCCGACAGAAGAAGGTAAAAGAGTTTGAGACACTTCAGCAGGACAAAATGACCATGGCCCAATACAAGGCCCATTTTGTAGAGTTGTTAAGGTTCGCTTCACACTTGATTGCGGATGAAGACTTGAAGGCCCAAAGATTTAAGCTGGGGTTGCGGGGTGTGCTTCGATCCCACGCAGTAGCACAAAAGCTTCCAACATATGATGAGGTAGTGGATTTAGCATTAGTAATTGAGGCTGACCTTGAGGACCAGTTGAGGGACAAAGACCAGAGGAGAGACGGAAAGGGGAAGAAGAAGGTGCAGTATCCAAGGCCCCAACATCCACTACCAAGATCACAGCAGTAG